From the Manis javanica isolate MJ-LG chromosome 11, MJ_LKY, whole genome shotgun sequence genome, one window contains:
- the IL23A gene encoding interleukin-23 subunit alpha isoform X1 yields the protein MGILGSRALLLALLVWPAQGQTVPEHSRPAWDQCQQLSQKLCTLAWSAHPPMGHVELPREGDDETTNEAPHIQCADGCDPQGLRDNSQSCLQRIHQGLVFYEKLLGSDIFTGEPTLLPDGPVGQLQASLLGLRQLLQPEGHHWETERTPSPSASQPWQRLLLRLKILRSLQAFIAAATRVFAHGATLSP from the exons ATGGGGATCCTGGGGAGTAGAGCCCTGCTGCTGGCGCTGCTGGTCTGGCCCGCGCAGGGCCAGACTGTGCCTGAGCATAGTCGCCCCGCCTGGGATCAGTGCCAGCAGCTCTCCCAGAAGCTCTGCACACTGGCCTGGAGTGCACACCCACCAATGGGACACGTG GAACTACCAAGAGAAGGAGATGATGAGACTACAAATGAGGCCCCTCATATCCAGTGTGCGGACGGCTGTGATCCCCAAGGACTCAGGGACAACAGCCAG TCCTGCTTGCAAAGGATCCACCAGGGCCTGGTCTTTTACGAGAAGTTGCTGGGCTCAGACATTTTCACAGGGGAGCCTACTCTACTCCCTGATGGCCCAGTAGGCCAGCTTCAGGCTTCCTTACTAGGCCTCAGGCAACTCTTGCAG CCAGAGGGTCACCACTGGGAAACTGAGCGGACTCCAAGCCCCAGTGCCAGCCAGCCGTGGCAGCGCCTCCTTCTCCGCCTCAAGATCCTTCGCAGCCTGCAGGCCTTTATAGCTGCAGCCACCCGGGTCTTTGCCCATGGAGCAACTCTGAGCCCCTAA
- the IL23A gene encoding interleukin-23 subunit alpha isoform X2, with translation MGILGSRALLLALLVWPAQGQTVPEHSRPAWDQCQQLSQKLCTLAWSAHPPMGHVELPREGDDETTNEAPHIQCADGCDPQGLRDNSQSCLQRIHQGLVFYEKLLGSDIFTGEPTLLPDGPVGQLQASLLGLRQLLQRVTTGKLSGLQAPVPASRGSASFSASRSFAACRPL, from the exons ATGGGGATCCTGGGGAGTAGAGCCCTGCTGCTGGCGCTGCTGGTCTGGCCCGCGCAGGGCCAGACTGTGCCTGAGCATAGTCGCCCCGCCTGGGATCAGTGCCAGCAGCTCTCCCAGAAGCTCTGCACACTGGCCTGGAGTGCACACCCACCAATGGGACACGTG GAACTACCAAGAGAAGGAGATGATGAGACTACAAATGAGGCCCCTCATATCCAGTGTGCGGACGGCTGTGATCCCCAAGGACTCAGGGACAACAGCCAG TCCTGCTTGCAAAGGATCCACCAGGGCCTGGTCTTTTACGAGAAGTTGCTGGGCTCAGACATTTTCACAGGGGAGCCTACTCTACTCCCTGATGGCCCAGTAGGCCAGCTTCAGGCTTCCTTACTAGGCCTCAGGCAACTCTTGCAG AGGGTCACCACTGGGAAACTGAGCGGACTCCAAGCCCCAGTGCCAGCCAGCCGTGGCAGCGCCTCCTTCTCCGCCTCAAGATCCTTCGCAGCCTGCAGGCCTTTATAG